One Indicator indicator isolate 239-I01 chromosome 21, UM_Iind_1.1, whole genome shotgun sequence DNA segment encodes these proteins:
- the LOC128974135 gene encoding olfactory receptor 1019-like isoform X1, translated as MVGKNHTPNADFVFVGFSEKKEVQAALFVVFLAIYLIMLLGNLVTLVLIGWDAQLHTPMYFFLSSLSFLDICYSSTITPRMLSDLLAERKLISYSECFTQLYFYAVFSTAECYLLAAMAYDRYVAICSPLLYATSMSSRVCVLLVGGSYLAGILNASLHVAVAQRLSFCGPNLVDHFYCEGPPLQAVSCSDTTLSKMLMLVVVGFNLFITSLTILVSYAYILATILQLPSAARKRKAFSTCTSHLAVVTLSYGSFAFVYLGSRSRHPQKLDKVASVFYTLLTPTLNPLIYSLRNKEVKAALGRAVLRTRPART; from the coding sequence GAATCACACCCCCAATGCTGACTTTGTCTTTGTGGGCTTCTCAGAGAAGAAGGAGGTCCAAGCTGCCCTTTTtgtggtcttcttggccatctACCTGATCATGctgctgggcaacctggtcaCGCTGGTGCTGATCGGCTGGGACGCCCAGCTCCACACCCCCATGTacttcttcctcagcagctTGTCCTTCCTAGACATCTGCTATTCCTCCACCATCACCCCCAGGATGCTGTCAGacctgctggcagaaaggaagCTCATCTCCTACTCGGAGTGCTTCACCCAGCTTTACTTCTACGCCGTCTTCAGCACCGCCGAGTGCTACCTCTTGGCTGCCATGGCCTACGACCGCTACGTGGCCATCTGCAGCCCCCTGCTCTACGCCACCTCCATGTCCAGCAGGGtttgtgtgctgctggtgggaggCTCCTACCTGGCTGGCATCCTCAACGCCTCCCTCCACGTGGCCGTGGCGCAGCGGCTCTCCTTCTGCGGCCCCAACCTCGTCGACCACTTCTACTGCGAGGGGCCCCCGCTGCAGGCTGTCTCCTGCTCAGACACCACCCTCAGCAAGATGCTGATGCTGGTGGTTGTTGGCTTCAACCTCTTCATCACCAGCCTGACCATCCTGGTCTCCTACGCCTACATCCTGGCCACcatcctgcagctgccctcGGCGGCGAGGAAGCGCAAAGCCTTCTCCACCTGCACCTCCCACCTGGCCGTGGTGACCCTCTCCTACGGGTCCTTTGCCTTTGTGTACTTAGGATCCAGGTCCAGGCACCCCCAGAAGCTTGACAAAGTGGCCTCAGTGTTCTACACCCTGCTGACCCCCACGCTGAACCCTCTCATCTACAGCCTGAGGAACAAGGAGGTGAAGGCGGCGCTGGGGAGGGCGGTGCTGAGGACCCGTCCCGCTCGGACGTAG
- the LOC128974135 gene encoding olfactory receptor 1019-like isoform X2, giving the protein MIATRNHTPNADFVFVGFSEKKEVQAALFVVFLAIYLIMLLGNLVTLVLIGWDAQLHTPMYFFLSSLSFLDICYSSTITPRMLSDLLAERKLISYSECFTQLYFYAVFSTAECYLLAAMAYDRYVAICSPLLYATSMSSRVCVLLVGGSYLAGILNASLHVAVAQRLSFCGPNLVDHFYCEGPPLQAVSCSDTTLSKMLMLVVVGFNLFITSLTILVSYAYILATILQLPSAARKRKAFSTCTSHLAVVTLSYGSFAFVYLGSRSRHPQKLDKVASVFYTLLTPTLNPLIYSLRNKEVKAALGRAVLRTRPART; this is encoded by the coding sequence atGATAGCCACGAGGAATCACACCCCCAATGCTGACTTTGTCTTTGTGGGCTTCTCAGAGAAGAAGGAGGTCCAAGCTGCCCTTTTtgtggtcttcttggccatctACCTGATCATGctgctgggcaacctggtcaCGCTGGTGCTGATCGGCTGGGACGCCCAGCTCCACACCCCCATGTacttcttcctcagcagctTGTCCTTCCTAGACATCTGCTATTCCTCCACCATCACCCCCAGGATGCTGTCAGacctgctggcagaaaggaagCTCATCTCCTACTCGGAGTGCTTCACCCAGCTTTACTTCTACGCCGTCTTCAGCACCGCCGAGTGCTACCTCTTGGCTGCCATGGCCTACGACCGCTACGTGGCCATCTGCAGCCCCCTGCTCTACGCCACCTCCATGTCCAGCAGGGtttgtgtgctgctggtgggaggCTCCTACCTGGCTGGCATCCTCAACGCCTCCCTCCACGTGGCCGTGGCGCAGCGGCTCTCCTTCTGCGGCCCCAACCTCGTCGACCACTTCTACTGCGAGGGGCCCCCGCTGCAGGCTGTCTCCTGCTCAGACACCACCCTCAGCAAGATGCTGATGCTGGTGGTTGTTGGCTTCAACCTCTTCATCACCAGCCTGACCATCCTGGTCTCCTACGCCTACATCCTGGCCACcatcctgcagctgccctcGGCGGCGAGGAAGCGCAAAGCCTTCTCCACCTGCACCTCCCACCTGGCCGTGGTGACCCTCTCCTACGGGTCCTTTGCCTTTGTGTACTTAGGATCCAGGTCCAGGCACCCCCAGAAGCTTGACAAAGTGGCCTCAGTGTTCTACACCCTGCTGACCCCCACGCTGAACCCTCTCATCTACAGCCTGAGGAACAAGGAGGTGAAGGCGGCGCTGGGGAGGGCGGTGCTGAGGACCCGTCCCGCTCGGACGTAG